A genomic segment from Spirochaetota bacterium encodes:
- a CDS encoding TetR/AcrR family transcriptional regulator has translation MLYEGTPGKGLETKTIKGGTHLSNSIKTQIKDPELIKKRHFHIAQRASQLFIKQGYSATTIREISKATGITIGNLYDYIEKKEDVLCLVFNVFHQMWIEYLEKHGVFEIEDPVEQLRTATRRMLEPVYDYHEMVLLMYQESKHLPKKFLQETMKKEGSLIDCFEKILIRGVEKKAFHVDDTFFTANMIVFQLAIPSLRWWSLKKKFTTEQLMDLIESAVMKSVQ, from the coding sequence ATACTCTATGAAGGGACCCCGGGGAAGGGATTAGAAACGAAGACGATAAAAGGCGGTACACACTTGAGCAATTCCATAAAGACCCAGATAAAGGATCCGGAGCTTATTAAAAAGCGCCATTTCCATATCGCGCAGCGGGCCAGCCAGCTTTTCATCAAGCAGGGATATTCGGCGACTACGATCCGGGAGATATCCAAGGCGACGGGAATTACTATCGGGAATCTCTACGATTATATAGAGAAGAAGGAGGACGTGCTCTGCCTGGTGTTCAACGTATTTCACCAGATGTGGATCGAATACCTGGAGAAGCACGGCGTTTTCGAAATCGAGGATCCGGTCGAGCAATTGCGCACGGCGACCCGCAGAATGCTCGAGCCGGTATACGATTACCATGAAATGGTTCTTCTCATGTACCAGGAGAGCAAACATCTCCCCAAAAAGTTTTTGCAGGAGACCATGAAAAAAGAGGGAAGCCTCATCGACTGCTTCGAAAAGATCCTTATACGCGGTGTCGAGAAAAAGGCATTCCATGTCGACGATACCTTTTTTACGGCAAACATGATAGTATTCCAGCTGGCAATCCCGTCGCTGCGGTGGTGGAGTCTTAAAAAGAAATTTACGACCGAGCAGTTGATGGATTTAATCGAGAGCGCCGTGATGAAATCGGTGCAGTAG
- a CDS encoding GNAT family N-acetyltransferase: protein MGISFSCIHGLRDTDACAIEDICYRTGHNGEDLTGTGLFGDRHLFAMIFALHYVRYEPEHCFVAREEGSGRVTGYILGTDTTARQEKRFSRHMAPRIALRALLYSSWRYPGTLRTVLHFKRYGDANPLPARIRGEYPAHLHINMLPGFQSKGAGSALIVRFEEHMRARGVNGIHLVTSEANVRAVPFYLKHGYSVAERLSPGFWPDTPDVRALVFVKKLTG, encoded by the coding sequence ATGGGGATTTCATTTTCCTGCATACATGGATTGCGCGACACCGACGCGTGCGCGATTGAAGACATCTGCTACCGCACCGGGCACAACGGCGAGGACCTTACCGGTACGGGGCTTTTTGGCGACCGGCACCTCTTCGCGATGATCTTCGCGCTCCACTACGTACGGTACGAACCGGAACACTGCTTCGTCGCCCGCGAAGAAGGCTCGGGAAGGGTCACGGGTTATATCCTGGGGACCGATACCACGGCGCGACAGGAGAAGCGTTTCTCCCGTCACATGGCGCCCCGGATCGCACTGCGCGCGCTGCTGTACTCCTCCTGGCGCTATCCGGGAACACTGCGGACGGTTCTACACTTCAAGCGCTACGGTGACGCGAATCCCCTGCCCGCGCGCATCCGCGGGGAGTATCCCGCGCACCTGCACATCAACATGCTCCCCGGCTTCCAGTCGAAGGGCGCGGGCTCCGCGCTCATCGTGCGCTTCGAGGAGCATATGCGCGCGCGCGGCGTGAACGGCATCCACCTGGTCACCTCGGAGGCCAACGTGAGGGCGGTGCCCTTTTACCTGAAACACGGGTACTCCGTCGCCGAGAGGCTTTCCCCCGGATTCTGGCCGGACACCCCGGACGTGCGCGCACTGGTGTTTGTCAAGAAATTGACCGGCTGA
- a CDS encoding acylase gives MNIRNIIPYALALCIAVMPFACSRNDGTDAEMRLLGEKYQVRILRDSWGVPHVFGKTDADTAFGIAYAHAQDDFKTIQLILTAVNGRLGTVLGRDGAGNDFLVHLIRLWDTVNAKYETDLTPRSRTICEAYADGINYYAALHPDEALPGLYPVSGKHVVAGFVHKMPLMVGVDMVLKELFTGEKSASAGPGDDILRSAFNGSAFSKVVPRIGSNAIAVSPLRSAGGETFLAVNSHQPWEGPVSWYELQAHSEEGWNMTGGLFPGSPVVLHGHNEFLGWAHTNNYPDLVDVYALEMNPDDPNQYRFDGAWRELEIRKAPIKVKLLGPLSWTFNEEVLWCVYGPAVRRPHGVFAIRYAALGDIRQVEQWYRMNKARSIEEWEGAVRMGTLPMFNCTYADSRGTIFYLYQALMPLRDEGYDWKKTLPGSTSKTLWTKYLPYERLPQVKNPASGFVMNCNNTPFRTTVGEGNPRRADFAPSLGIEDRMTNRGLRALELFGADESITWKEFHDYKYDMRYSRESKIAKIRARVTSLDMGTDPLLAEARAVMGTWDLSADPGNKGTALAIHTYWNLLGPQGSRAVDDVSDEELRAGFAKAANLMKDTLGGLRVPWSTVNRLIRGTVDLGLGGGPDTLHCVEGDTRKDGRFRGKVGDSYVLLVAWDADGRVRSQSIHVYGSATLDENSPHYADQAPLFAKRELKPAWRTEADIRAHLEREYRPGEEMKGIR, from the coding sequence ATGAATATTCGGAATATTATTCCGTACGCACTTGCGTTGTGTATCGCGGTTATGCCGTTCGCCTGTTCCCGCAACGACGGGACCGACGCGGAGATGCGTCTCCTGGGAGAAAAATACCAGGTGCGCATCCTCCGCGACTCGTGGGGGGTTCCTCATGTGTTCGGCAAAACGGACGCCGATACCGCCTTCGGCATCGCCTACGCGCACGCCCAGGACGACTTCAAGACCATCCAGCTCATACTCACGGCCGTGAACGGGAGGCTGGGGACGGTCCTGGGCAGGGACGGCGCGGGAAACGATTTCCTCGTCCATCTGATACGCCTCTGGGATACCGTGAACGCGAAGTACGAAACCGATCTCACGCCCCGGAGCCGCACTATCTGCGAAGCCTACGCGGACGGCATCAACTACTATGCGGCGCTGCACCCGGATGAGGCGCTGCCGGGGCTCTACCCCGTGAGCGGGAAGCATGTAGTCGCCGGATTCGTCCACAAGATGCCGCTCATGGTAGGAGTGGACATGGTCCTCAAAGAACTCTTTACCGGGGAGAAGAGCGCTTCGGCGGGCCCGGGGGATGACATCCTCAGGTCGGCATTCAACGGCAGCGCCTTCTCGAAGGTCGTTCCGCGCATCGGATCCAACGCCATCGCGGTCTCCCCGCTTCGTTCCGCAGGGGGTGAAACCTTCCTCGCGGTAAATTCCCACCAGCCGTGGGAGGGCCCCGTCTCCTGGTACGAGCTGCAGGCCCACAGCGAGGAGGGCTGGAACATGACCGGCGGGCTCTTCCCCGGATCGCCGGTGGTCCTCCACGGGCATAACGAGTTCCTGGGATGGGCGCACACGAACAACTACCCCGACCTCGTGGACGTCTACGCGCTCGAGATGAATCCCGACGATCCGAACCAGTACCGTTTCGACGGCGCGTGGCGCGAGCTCGAGATACGGAAAGCCCCCATCAAGGTGAAGCTCCTGGGGCCGCTGTCCTGGACCTTCAACGAGGAGGTGCTCTGGTGCGTCTATGGTCCGGCGGTGCGGCGCCCGCATGGTGTATTCGCTATCCGTTATGCGGCACTGGGCGACATCCGCCAGGTAGAGCAGTGGTACCGGATGAACAAGGCGCGCTCGATCGAGGAATGGGAAGGCGCCGTGCGCATGGGGACGCTTCCCATGTTCAACTGTACCTATGCCGACAGCAGGGGCACTATCTTCTACCTTTACCAGGCGCTCATGCCGCTTCGCGATGAGGGGTACGACTGGAAGAAGACCCTTCCCGGCTCCACCTCGAAGACGCTTTGGACGAAGTACCTCCCTTACGAGAGGCTCCCCCAGGTGAAAAATCCCGCCTCGGGCTTCGTCATGAATTGCAACAACACGCCCTTCCGCACAACGGTGGGGGAAGGAAACCCGCGCCGCGCGGACTTCGCGCCATCGCTCGGGATCGAAGACCGAATGACGAACCGCGGGCTCAGGGCGCTCGAGCTCTTTGGTGCGGACGAATCGATCACCTGGAAAGAATTCCACGACTACAAGTATGACATGCGCTACTCCAGGGAATCGAAGATTGCGAAGATCCGCGCGCGCGTCACAAGCCTGGATATGGGTACGGACCCGCTCCTCGCCGAGGCGCGAGCCGTTATGGGAACCTGGGACCTCTCCGCCGACCCCGGGAACAAGGGGACTGCGCTCGCGATCCACACCTACTGGAACCTCCTGGGCCCGCAGGGGAGCCGCGCGGTGGACGATGTGTCCGACGAGGAGCTTCGCGCCGGATTCGCGAAGGCGGCCAATCTCATGAAGGACACGTTAGGCGGCCTGCGCGTACCGTGGAGCACGGTGAACCGGCTCATCAGGGGAACCGTCGACCTGGGACTGGGCGGGGGGCCCGATACGCTTCACTGCGTCGAGGGCGACACCCGGAAGGATGGGCGCTTCCGCGGCAAAGTGGGCGATTCCTACGTGCTGCTCGTGGCCTGGGATGCGGACGGGCGCGTCCGCTCCCAGAGCATTCATGTATACGGGAGCGCCACCCTGGACGAAAACTCGCCCCACTACGCAGACCAGGCGCCCTTGTTCGCGAAGCGCGAGCTCAAGCCCGCGTGGCGGACGGAGGCCGATATCCGCGCGCATCTTGAGAGGGAGTACCGTCCGGGAGAGGAGATGAAGGGGATTCGATAG